The Methylocaldum marinum genome includes the window TCCCGATGTGATCAAGGCGCGCCTGGAAATCGATTCTCTCAGAATGAACGCCAACGATACCGACGGCGGTTTGGACCTGGCCAAGCATCTCACCGGTTTGGACGGCGAATTAGCGGCGCTTAGAAAAAAGTACTCTGAAAATCACCCGGACGTCGTCAATCTGAAAAACCGGATTTCGGTCTTGGATGAGGAGCTCAAGAAGGTACAAAGGACTCGTACCATCAGAGAAATCGGTACCGGCCAGCCGGAGAACCCGGCATATATCACACTGCAGACTCAGCGTGACGGCGCCGTTCAGGATTTACGAGCCTTGCGACAGCGTCGCGAGGAACTGAAGGAAAAACGTACCGAATACGAAAACCGTCTGTTGCAAACGCCCAGAGTGGAGCGACAGTATCTGGAACTGGTCAGGGATTACGACAATGCCACTGCCCGTTACCGCGAACTCAGGGCAAAAGCCATGGAAGCCGAAGTCGCCGAGGAACTCGAAAAAAGAAGAAAGGGGGAACGGTTTTCCGTTATCGAACCTCCGATGCTGCCCGAAAAACCGATTAAACCGAACCGGCCGGCCATTGCATTTCTTGGTGCGCTGCTGGCCGTCGCGGGAGGACTCGGTTACGTGCTGCTCATGGAGAACATGGACAAATCCGTGCGCGGACCGAAATGGGTAACGGCCTCGGCCGGCCGCCCTCCGCTCGCGGTCATACCCTATTTTCGAACGGATGAGGAAGTCTCCGATCGGCAGAAAATGAAAACCGTGGCCATGCTGACAGGTCTAGGTCTGGTTTTGCTGATCTTAACTCTGGTTCATTGGCTGTGGATACCGCTGGACGTCCTGTGGTTCAAAAGCTTGCGCAAGATGGACTCGATATTGAGCTGAGTGTACGAGATTCGGTTGCCGCAACCGTAACCCGAATCGGCTGATTGCGATTGTTACGACTCATCGGCCGGTTTCAAAGACCAACCTAAAAGGGAAGGAGAGCACTATGGAAAGTATCAGTAGAGCACTCGGACAGCACCACCAGGACGCCGTGCAGGCAAGCCCGCAAATCCCGAAGGGAGACCTGGTTTCATTGGAAAGCATTCAGTATACGCAAACCAGAAGCGTAACTCTCTCGCGGGAGCAGCTCCGCCGCCAACGCATTATCGCGGGTTATGGACCTTGTGCCTTCGTCGATGCGTACAAAATCCTCCGTACTCGAGTATTGCACCAGATGCGGGAACAAGGCTGGAATACCCTCGCCATAACCGGCCCCGGCGCAGGCTGCGGGAAAAGCCTGACCGCCATCAACCTCGCGCTCAGCATCGCGCTCGAAGTCCATCAAACCGTTCTGCTGGCCGATGTCAATCTCAGAGATCCCGCCATTCACCGCTACCTCGGCATCGAACCCATCGCAGGACTGAGCGATCATTTGATGGACAACGTTCCCATACAAAAAATCCTCCTCAATCCTAGGGGTATAGGGCGATTTGTCGTTCTGCCGGGAAAACGTCCGATATTCAACTCCTCGGAGTTGATCGCCTCGCCGAAAATGGTGCAACTGGTGAAGGAGCTGAAACACCGCTATCCGTCGCGATTTGTCGTCTTCGACCTGCCCCATTTGGGAACTGCGGACGCCTTGTCTTTCGCGCCCTATGTCGATGCCGCGATTTTAGTCGTCGAAGAAGGGAAAACCACCCAGGACGAGCTTTCCCGAGCCATAGCTTCCCTTGACGGAATACCCTTGGTCGGGCTGGTTTTGAACAAGGCCGAAACCGGTTCGGTGGAATAGCCGGCGCAAGCGCGCCCGGTTCACCTAAATAGACTGCCGGACATCATCTCCTTCGCCCCGACGGGCGAGGGAAAGCCGGGTTTTGGTCTGATCGAAGGTGAGTCTTTTACAGCACTTTTCGCCGGCCTACAGCCGGACGGCTTGGGCGAACGGAGTTACCCGACCTTTTCGGGTTCCTTCTTTCGGATAGTCAAGCCGACCTCGTCGCGAACCAATTCAAAAGCACCACCAAAATCGGAAGTCCTATTCGAGTTATTCCCGGCCAGTACGCAACGCTCTTTGAACTCGTCGAGTGATCTTCTCGCAAATGTTTCGGAATCGAAAGGCCCCATCACACCCTCGCGGCTCAGAAAGAACCATTCGGTCCGGCCGGTTAAGTCATTACGCTCCCAAAATACACGATCAGCTTTAAACATGGCACTTATCTTCGACTGTCCAGTGCAGCCAGCACATCCAATCATGCGGCGACACGTTAATGGCTAGCAACTCATTCCAGCAGATGCTCCGAAAATTGGTTGATGAAATATATCATCAAAAGAATTAAAGCGCTTCCTACTTTGTAAACGGGTATGTGACGGGCCACACCTTCGATCAGACGGAAAAAGCCTGAGTCAGTAGCCGCCCATTCGCACTATCGAACGCCGGGACTTCGGCGAAAAAGCCGGTAGAAGCTTTTTCCGATTAGCTATGAGAAACTTTAAATCCAAAATCATATTGAATTTCCCGCCTTCATGTGAAGAAGCTTCCGTCCCATCCTGGTCCAAAAACAATAATGCCTCATTGCAAGAGCGCACCATTAGGACCCAGTGGAAGTGGCTGCCGGAGCGGCCGTGCATCAATGGCATACTTCCCTGATACTACACTTTAACCGTTATACTCCGCTAATTCCGAGCTAAGGAGTTCACACTTGCATGAATCGGCTGGCCCGAATCGCTAGAAACCCGTGGATACTCACCATTACGGCAGCGCTCCTAGTTTACACGCTGGCCGGATTTTCCCTGATTCCTTACCTGGTAAGGCATTATGTCCCCAAACTTGCTTCCCAACATCTGAAACGGGATGCTTCGGTCGGCGAGGTAGGCTTCAACCCGTTTGTATTCACCTTCGAAGCCCGCGATTTCGACCTCAAGGACACGGATGGCCAGCCGATCCTTCGATTCAGCCGGCTTTTCATCGATTTCGAACTGGAAAGTATTTTCCGCCGGGCATGGACTTTTGCCGATTTCCGATTGGAAACGCCTTCGGTAAATGCAATCGTCGATCAGGACGGTACGCTCAACCTGGCCAGAATCGCGGAAGACGTACCAAAATCCGAGCAACCGGAACAGCCCGACGAACCCCTACCTCGTCTGTTGATCAAGCACCTATCACTGACGAATGGTTCTGCGCACTACGCAGACTACTCGAAAGACACCGATATAACGGAAACGGTAAGTCCCATCGATCTGGAACTCAGAACGCTCACCACCCTTCCGGAGAAGACCGGAGATTATCAACTCGTTCTGAAACTCCCGGACGGGGCCACGCTCGAATGGCGCGGAAATCTGTCGTTGAACCCGATGCTTTCCGACGGCGACCTGCGACTCGATGCTTTCAGCCTGGCAACCCCGTGGAGATTTTTGCGAGACCGGCTCGGTTTGGACGAGCCGTCCGGGCGGGCCGATTTATCGGCACACTACCGCTACAGCCGGAATTCGGAAAATACCGATCTATCCGTGAGCAATTTAGCGCTGAAACTATCGGAGCTGCGCCTCGCCATGACCGGTGCCGACGACCCTATCCTTGCCATGGAAAGGATTGAAGCAGGCAACGTCGGTTTCGACCTGGCCGGCCGAAACATCAGCGTACCGTCCTTGGTCATCGAAAACGGCGAAGTTAGAGCCTCCGTGGACAGTTCCGGTTCGCTGAACTGGCAAAATTTGGTGAAACCGGAAGAACCGGGCGGTGCCTCTTCGAATTCGAACGATCCGCCGCCGGACAGCGCAAGCCAAACACCATGGAAGCTCGTGGTGGAAAATTTTAAAACCACCGATGTCGAAGTCGCCTACACCGATGCTAGCCGCCGGTCACCCTACGTTGTGTCGATCAACCGTTTCGGTTTCGGTCTCAAGGCCGACGCCGAAATCGGAACAGACGAGACGAAAGCCAGAATCGAAGCGCTGGCCGCCTCTCTGGACCGGATTGCGCTCACCGAACCCGGCTCGCCCGAACCCTTGGCTGCATGGGACGCATTCGAAATAACGGACGGTCAGGTCGATCTCGAAAAGCGCGAGGCCATTGTCGGACGGGCCGCACTGAAAGGCGGCAAGGCGAAAATCATACGCGACAAATCCGGTACGATACATCTGGCCGAAATTTTCGGACCCAAGAACGGGTCGGCTGTAGCCCCCTCCTCTACCGAAGCGGGTAGCCGGCCCGCGGAACAAGCGTGGAACTTCGCACTCAAAGCCTTCGCACTGGAAGGCTTCAGCCTCGCGCTCGTCGACCGCAGCCTGGCTCCCGAAATCGCCTATGATTTCAAAGACATCAACATCGACCTGCAAAACATCACGAACGACAATATCACGCCCGTCACATTCGATGCCGCCCTCAAGATCGAACAAGGCGGTTCGCTGAAGACGACAGGCACCGCATCCCTTAAAGGAGATCGGGCGGAAGCCAAGGTCGAGGCCGACCGAATCAACCTGACCGCACTGCATCCCTTGGTCTCCGAATTCGCCAAGCTCAAGCTGGAAAGCGGCGACCTATCGAGCGCTCTACAGGTGGAGTTCACCCAGACTGAAAGGGGTCCTTCGGTCAAAACCAAAGGCACACTCAGCGTCTCCGATTTGCTGCTGAATGAAGCCGGAAGCAGCGGGCGCTTTCTGTCCTGGAAGAAGCTTTCGGCCGATGAAATCGATTTTTCGCTCGCACCTGACCGCCTGTCGATACGTGAGGTACGCATCGACCAGCCGGGATCGAAAATCACGATCTTCGAAGACCGCTCAACCAATCTTGCCGCCGTATTCAAAAAACCCGCCGCCAGCAGCGCGCCCGACAGGAAAGCGTCCACTTCCAGAACGGCGACGCGGCAGAATTCGCAAAAGCCGTTTCCTGTCACGGTCGAACGCGTCCGTGTCAGCAACGGCGTAGTCGATTTCAGCGACCTGAGTCTGGTCATCCCGTTTGCCGCCCTGATCCATGACTTCAATGGAACCGTAACCGACATATCCACGGTGGCCTCGGGCCGAACCCACCTGGCCTTCGCCGGGCGCGTCAACCAATTCGGATCGGTCAACGTCGACGGTGCGATGAATCTCATGGAGCAAAAAAAATTCAGCGACATCGACGTGGTCTTCCGTAATGTTTCGATGACATCGCTCTCGCCGTATAGCGCAACGTTCGCCGGACGCAAAATTCAGTCCGGCAAGCTCGATCTGGATCTGGAATACAAGATCGAAGACAGCCTGCTGAAAAGCGAAAACAAGATCGCTTTGGAAAATTTCACCTTGGGAGATCGTATCGAAAGCCCTAATGCAGTTTCCTTGCCGCTGGATCTCGCGGTTGCAGTGCTCACTGATAGCCAGGGCCAAATCAACGTCTCCGTCCCGGTGGAAGGCGATGTCGACAGCCCCAAATTCCGCTATGGCAAAGTCGTCTGGGAAGCGGTAGTCACGGTATTGCAGAATGCAGCCACGGCTCCTTTCAGGATGATCGGCTCGGTATTCGGCGACGGCGAGGAACACCTCGACACGGTGCTGTTCGAGCCCGGCGGGGACACCTTGCCGCCGCCGGAGCTGGAAAAGATCAAGAAATTCGGCGAAGCGCTGGAAAAGCGCCCTATCCTTAAATTGACGGTGCATGGCCAATTCGATCCCGAACGTGACGGCGAAGCCCTGAGATCCCTGAGCGTTCGGCGCGCCGTCTCCGAAAAGGTGGGCATCGAGATCAAGGCCGGGGAAGATCCGGGGCCGTTGGCTTTTACCAACGCCAAAACCCAGCGCGCCCTGGAAGAGTTGATTATCGAGCGAGCCGGACCCAAGGCGCTCGATGAAATCCAAGCCAATTTCGAAAAAAAGAGCGGAAGGAAGCCGCAGCGGCTCGGCAGATTGTCGGCTCTGTTCGGCCGAGCGAGCGAAGACCAGGAATTCTACGAGCAACTGTTTAAGCATCTGGTCGGCAACGCTCCCTTGGAAAAGTCCGAACTCGAGGCCCTGGGAGAGCGCCGCGCCAATGCCATCAGGCATGAACTCATCGCTCTGCCCGGCGTCGATCGCACTCACATCGGCGCAGGAAAAGTCGAATCCACTTCGGAAAACATCGACGGAAAGGTTCCGTCCCGACTCAAACCGGAGGCGTTGGGCGGTTAAGCCACATCCATCGAGCGTTTTCACTCGCTCATACTGCAAAACAGGGCGTGCGAAAACCGTTGGCACCCTCGGCTAGGGTGAATTGATTCGAGCATTCGTAGGTCGGCAATCCTTTGCCGACGAACCCATCGGCCCGACGTCGGCATCGGCTCCTTCGTCAGAGCTCGCGATAGGCTCGCCAGACGACCCGCAGCACGCCCGAGCACGTTCAACGGCCGTTTCCAGGTTCAACCGTACCGCCGGTGAAATGTACGCGCGACCGGACCTGCTTAATCGCTTTGTCCCACGCAATGCCGTAAACGCGCCGCATCCAGCACATCCACCACCTTTCCGTGGACCTCGATCGCTCCGGCCTGCACCAGTTGTTGCAGAATCCGGGAAAAGGTCTCCGGACGTACCGAAAGGCGCGAAGCCAATACCTGCTTCGGCGTTTCCCACTGTATGCTGTAGCTCGTGCAATTCCGATCGGGCGCGGAGCGCAGCAGGTATTGCACGACCCGCATCGTCGCATTCTGCAAGGTCAATTCGTCGATCTCCTGCAGTAATTGGTGAAGACGCTGGCTCATCCGGCCCAATAGTCGAAAACAAACTTCCGGCGAGGTCTCCAATACGCTCCGGAAAGTCTTGATGTCGAATCCCCAAAGCTCACTGGGGACGATCGCACGAGCACTTACGGGATAAAGATGGCCTTCCATGAACATGACGGCTTCGGCAAAAGACTGGTGGGGCTGAATCAATTCGATAACCTTCTCCTCACCCGCCGCCGAAAGGCGGTAAAGCTGAATCGTCCCCGTTTCCAGGATATAAAAACGGCTGGCGCATTGGCCGTGGGTGAAAAGCTCCTCTCCCGCCTCTAACCGAACCGGAAGCGCGGCGGCGATCACCCGGGTCAATTGAGATTCTTCCAGTTCCGCGAACAGCAGGTGCTTGTACAGCCAGTCGGGTACCGATCTTTTCATGCAAATCTCCCACGAAAAACCGCTTGATCTAGGTCAAGGAGAAACGAATGGGCAATCGTTATGTTGTTCACCGTCCGAATCGATTTGACTGTCCATTTAAAGGAAAAAGCCATGTTTTGTTATCAATGCGAACAGACCACCCGCACCGATTCCGGCAACGGCTGCGCCATGGCCAAAGGCGTCTGCGGCAAAGATCAAGTCACTGCCGATCTACAAGACCTCTTGATTTACGGGATAAAAGGCATCGCCCAGTATGCCCGCCGCGCGCGTGGTTTCGGCATCTCCGACCGCGAGGCGGACGGGTTCATACTCTATGCCATGTTCACGACGCTGACCAACGTCAACTTCAACCCTGCCCGGTTCATCGCCATGATTCAGGAGGCAGCACGCCTGCGCGACCGAATCAAGGCTCGCTACGAAGAAGCCGCTCGGGATCGAGGCACTGCGCCGGAAGTTCTGAACGGCCCCGCCACCTGGCAACCGGTGGATGACATGGACGGCTTGCTGGCGCAAACCGCCTCGGCCGCCGTGACCGCCGGCCGCGAACAAGTGGGCGACGATATCGTCGGCCTCAGGGCAATGATTCTTTACGGGCTCAAAGGGGTCGCCGCATACGCCCACCATGCCCACGTCCTCGGTTACGAAAGTGACGAACTCTATACCCGTTTCGAGGAAATCCTGGACTTTCTGGCCGGCGATCCCACCGACGCGGAGGCGCTCGTGGATCAAGCGCTGGCCGTCGGCCAATTGAATCTGAAGGCTCTGGAACTCCTGGATGCCGCCAACACCGACAGCTTCGGCCACCCCGAGCCGGCCAGCGTGCGGATGACTCCGGTCAAAGGCAAGGCGATCCTGATCAGCGGCCATGACCTGAAGGACATGGCAGCGCTGCTGGAACAAACCAAGGGCATGGGCATCAACGTCTACACTCATGGCGAACTGCTGCCGGCCCACGGCTATCCCAAGCTGCGCGCTTATCCGCATCTGGTCGGCAATTACGGCGGCGCCTGGCAGGACCAGACCCGCGAATTCGCGGAGTTTCCGGGCGCGATTCTGATGACGTCCAATTGCCTGGTCGAACCCCATCCCCGCTATCGGCAACGCATCTTCACCGCAGGCCCCGTCGGCTGGCCCGGCGTACGCCATATCGCCAACGGCGACTTCTCACCGGTCATTCAAGCGGCGCTGGCCTTCCCCGGCTTCCAGGAAGATGGCCCGGAACAAACCGTTACCGTGGGATTCGCCCGCAACGCGGTGCTCGGCGTCGCCGACAAAGTCGTGGATGCCGTCAAGACCGGCGCCATCCGCCACTTCTTCCTGATCGGCGGATGCGACGGCGCGGCGCCGGGGCGCAATTATTACACCGATCTGGCGGACCGTGTACCCGAGGACAGCGTCGTGCTCACCCTGGGCTGCGGCAAGTACCGCTTCAACCGGCACGAATTCGGCGCCATCGGCGGCATTCCGCGCCTCCTGGACATTGGGCAATGCAACGACGCCTACTCCGCCATTCAAATCGCGAGTGCCCTGGCTCAAGCCTTTAACTGCGGAGTAAACGACTTGCCCTTGTCGCTCATGGTGTCCTGGTTCGAACAGAAGGCCGTGGCCGTGCTCTTGACCCTGCTGTCACTCGGCATTCGAGGCATCCGACTCGGACCGAGCCTGCCCGCATTTCTGACGCCTGCGCTCCTGGAGCAGCTATCGGCACGCTTCGACCTGAAACCGATCACTACTGCCGAAGCGGACATCGAGGCAGCGCTTCACCGGGCAGCCTGAACGTTTGAAGAAAGGGCTTATTCCATTCAGCATTCGAATGGACATTAATCGTAGGATGGGTAGAGCGAAGCGAAACCCATCGATGGTGGTTTAGCCCCTCGGCTCCGCGTAACCCACCGACCCTTCGACTTGGCTCAGGACAGGTCCGAGGTCGCTCGGTGGGTTACGCCCTCACGGCCTAACCCACCCTACAGCCCGCTCCCATCGATTTGCTCTCAGGGCGATCACGACTTTCCATTGGAGAACCCATGATCATCCACGTCATAACGCTCACCACCCGCGACGGGCAGCAGGTTCGTTTCACCTGCGAAACCGAACAGAATCTTCTCGCCGCCGCCGAGGAGGAAGGCATCGTACTTCCATCCTTGTGCCGGGACGGCGGTTGCGGCGCCTGTCTCTGTACCCGCGTCGACGGCGATTACCATCTGGACAGCTATAATCCGCAGGCGCTGCCCCCGGACGCCGCGGCTCGCGGCGACCTGCTGCTGTGCCGGGCCCATCCGCAAAGCGACCTTTCGCTCGAAGCGCCTTACGATTTCGACCGCATCCGCTTCGAAGCGCTGGCGAGCCGCCCCGCCGAAATCGTCGAGTTGGCGCCCATTGCCGAAAACACCGTGCGCCTGCTGCTCCGGCTGCAACCGGACAGCAGCGGCGGACAGGCCGCGGAATTCGAACCGGGGCAGTACATGAGTCTGGAAATTCCCGATTCCGGCATCAGCCGCGCCTACTCCATCGCCAATACATCCAACTGGACCGGAGAGCTGGAGTTTCTGATCCGGCTGCAGCCGGGCGGAACATTCTCCACCTATCTGGAGCGGGAGGCGAAGACCGGCCAGCGCATCGACGTGCGCGGCCCCAGCGGCCATTTCGTGCTGCAGGCGCAGAGCCTACGGCCTCGCTATTTCGTCGGGGGCGGCACCGGCTTGGCGCCTTTGCTTTCCATGCTGCGCCATATGGCCGAGTTGCAAGAACCGCAACCGGCACGGCTCTATTTCGGCGTCAATCGCGAAGCCGAATTATTCTGCCTGAACACGCTTCAGGAACTCTCCCAGACCCTGCCTCAGCTGAAAATCGAGCTTTGCGTTTGGCATCCGGAGCCGTCATGGACCGGATTTCGAGGCACTCCGGTCGATGCGCTGCGGCGCGACCTCGAGCAAGGCGGACCGGTGCCGGATCTGTATCTATGCGGTCCGCCCGCGCTGATCGATGCCGCGACGGAAACGGCGCGCGCTTTCGGCATCTCCGATGAACACATCTTCAGCGAGCGGTTTTTGCCCTCGAACTGAAGAGCCGATCCTTCCGGAATCATCATTTTTCACCGTTCACGCGAGGCGAAATCGATCACGCACTATCGCAGGTTCGAACATTATCAATGGGCTGTTCGAGCGCCATGCGCCTTCGCCCGCCGTAATAAAAGGCCTTCCCTGACCAGTGCGGTCTCGAAGTCCGGAAAATCGCGCGCGGAGCCGCCAGCCCGTGCCCAAAGCGCCTGCAATCGCGCTGCCGCGAAGCGGCTATCGCATTGTCCCTCCGGCAGAAAACCCAGCGTCTTGGCGGCATCCGTAGCGAGCTCGGATAGTGCCGGTGCCGCCTTGGCCCAGACTCCGCGCAGTTCGCGCAAGAAGATATTGACCGTCGTCGGGCCGATTCCCTTCGCCAGAGCGATCAATCTTCGTTCGAGATCCTCCGCGGATTCCGCTTCCGCATGCAGCCTGTTGAGACTTCCCTGATAGTTCTCCAGCAAGGACCGCGACAGGTTTAGGAGCTTGGTGGCGGTCTTGAAGTCATAACGGGTATACCCGCCGGAATCCAATATCGCCACCAACCCGTTCCAGCCACATTCGATGATGGCTTCGGGAGTCGCTAGCTTTCTCTCCGCAAAAGCCCGGTAAGTGCGTGCCGCCAGCCGTTCGGAAATGCGCGCTCCGAACAAAACGGCCGCGAGAAGCCATTTGAAAAGTTCGCCGTCGTCCAGCTCCGCGACATCGATCCCCAGTTCGGCGGAAAATCGGCCGCGGCGAGCGGCAACCAAATCGGTGGGCAATAAATGTTCGGTTTCCGTTTGAGCCGGTTCGCTCATGCCATACATCCTCAGGATGCATCATTTGCACAATCCAGCAGCGCCAGATACAAGCCTCGGACGACCGCTGCAAAGGACTCGTAATGAAGCCTATCCGGCCGGTCGCCAGCCGTGTGATACCAGGGATTTCGATAAAAGGCCGTGTCCGTCACCATGATCGCCGAATAGCCCTGCCGCCAGAAGGAAAAGTGGTCGCTGAGCGCTACGCCGGGCACGAAAAATGGCGCTGCGAGATGCTCGATCGGAAATTCCGAATTCCGGCGAAAGGCTCTTACGAGGCGTAGCAAGTCGCTCCGAGAATGCCGGTTGGACACGAAGGCGATGAAATTGCCGCAGTCGGGATAAACGTACTTGAGCAGTACCGGATATCGCTGACTATTGGGCGTATCGTAATAACAGCCCAGCATTTCGAGCGAAACCATGAAGCGAATCCGATCGCGTCGCTGCCTGGCGGCTTTGGCGTATATGAGGCTGCCCATGTGCCGTCCGGCGAAAAACGGTGCTTCCTCGTTCACGAAAGCCACAAAGCGGACAGTCTTTTCCGGCTCGGAACTCATGAACAAGCGCGACAGTTCCAATAGAGCCGCAACGCCGCTGGCGTTATCGTCCGCACCGGGACTACCGAAAACGGTGTCGTAATGGGCTCCGATCAAAATGATATCGAGGGGATAGCGGCCTCCGTGCCGCGCTGCCTCGAGATTGGCGCATTCGATCCCTTTCACCCAATAGGCGAGCCGGTTTACCGAATAGCCTTGGGCTTCCCATTGCCCTGTGATATAGCGCTCGGCGGCATGCAAGGCTTCGGGCAGCATCAGGTTTCGCTCCCCGATTTGATCGGCCAAAGCGTAAACGTGCATTTTCAATGCATCGGCCACCTTTTCCATTCGCCTGCCTTCCGTAATGCCAGGTGCCAAATCGCATGTCCTTTGGTGGTTTTTCCTGCTTTGATCAAAGAGGATTCAAGAAAGTTGCCCACAAAAAAAGCCGCGGTAGCGGCCTTTTTGCGTCGAACTCAGACGACTTCAAGGACGGTTATCGGTCGCGCCTTCTTTCTCCGGCAATAGGAGATCCGCGCGGCTGATCCCCAAACGGTAGGCCAATGCACTGGCGACGTAAATGGACGAATAGGTGCCTACCACGATACCTACGATCAGAGCCAGGGCAAAATTCCGCAGGACTTCCCCACCCCAGATGGCCATCGAAGTACAGGCCAATAAGGTCAGGAAAGAGGTCATCAGGGTGCGGCTCAGCGTTTCGTTGATAGACAGGTTGATGATGTCCAAAACCTCGCCGCGCCGGATTTTCCGGAAATTTTCGCGAATTCTGTCGAAGATCACGATGGTATCGTTGATCGAGTAACCCAGGATTGCGAGAACGGCGGCCAGCACGCTCAGATCGAAATCCAATTGAAAAACGGAAAACACCCCGAGGATCAAGACGATGTCGTGCGCGCTGGCTAAGATGGCACCGAACGAAAAACGATACTCGAAACGCCATGCGACATAGGCCAGAATCCCGAGTATCGCCAATAACAAAGCGACTACTGCACTTTCGGCGAGATCTTCGCCGACCTGGGGACCGACGAACTCGACCCGATGGAGTTCTGCCTGAACTTGCGGATTCTTGCCCAACGCATCCATGATCCGTGCTCTTAGATCGGTGC containing:
- a CDS encoding HhH-GDP family DNA glycosylase, with the protein product MSEPAQTETEHLLPTDLVAARRGRFSAELGIDVAELDDGELFKWLLAAVLFGARISERLAARTYRAFAERKLATPEAIIECGWNGLVAILDSGGYTRYDFKTATKLLNLSRSLLENYQGSLNRLHAEAESAEDLERRLIALAKGIGPTTVNIFLRELRGVWAKAAPALSELATDAAKTLGFLPEGQCDSRFAAARLQALWARAGGSARDFPDFETALVREGLLLRRAKAHGARTAH
- a CDS encoding M28 family peptidase, coding for MEKVADALKMHVYALADQIGERNLMLPEALHAAERYITGQWEAQGYSVNRLAYWVKGIECANLEAARHGGRYPLDIILIGAHYDTVFGSPGADDNASGVAALLELSRLFMSSEPEKTVRFVAFVNEEAPFFAGRHMGSLIYAKAARQRRDRIRFMVSLEMLGCYYDTPNSQRYPVLLKYVYPDCGNFIAFVSNRHSRSDLLRLVRAFRRNSEFPIEHLAAPFFVPGVALSDHFSFWRQGYSAIMVTDTAFYRNPWYHTAGDRPDRLHYESFAAVVRGLYLALLDCANDAS
- the secF gene encoding protein translocase subunit SecF, which produces MTDTNSRGYKIDFMRWSWPAVILSAVLSVVSIVSLGWQGLNFAIDFTGGTIIEVAYQEPADLEEVRQQLRDAGFANPIVQHFGTTREVLIRLAPQAELTSTDLRARIMDALGKNPQVQAELHRVEFVGPQVGEDLAESAVVALLLAILGILAYVAWRFEYRFSFGAILASAHDIVLILGVFSVFQLDFDLSVLAAVLAILGYSINDTIVIFDRIRENFRKIRRGEVLDIINLSINETLSRTLMTSFLTLLACTSMAIWGGEVLRNFALALIVGIVVGTYSSIYVASALAYRLGISRADLLLPEKEGATDNRP